In the genome of Nitrospinota bacterium, one region contains:
- a CDS encoding zf-HC2 domain-containing protein has translation MPSCETLDLVAYIEGALDAEAGRRVEAHLAGCEECRRGLDELGETRELLVELWTASGASCPPAEAISEHLAGEGEEAPRKALARHIERCPACREFIEAVRAFEAEWDPPAEGAELPASLRGRLSILAETGLAERLRRAAEEALGRKPPPEGSEAAAWLQRLLSREPEAWPLAALPRDAAEVEEDEEAPPEGEPTS, from the coding sequence ATGCCGTCCTGTGAAACTCTCGACCTTGTCGCCTACATTGAGGGAGCGCTCGATGCCGAGGCCGGAAGGAGGGTCGAGGCGCATCTGGCGGGCTGCGAAGAGTGTCGCCGAGGCCTCGATGAGCTTGGCGAGACCAGAGAGCTGCTGGTTGAGCTCTGGACGGCCAGCGGGGCGAGCTGCCCTCCTGCGGAGGCCATCTCAGAGCACCTGGCGGGGGAGGGCGAGGAGGCTCCAAGAAAGGCTCTGGCCCGGCATATCGAGCGGTGCCCGGCCTGCCGCGAGTTCATCGAGGCCGTGAGGGCCTTCGAGGCCGAATGGGACCCTCCGGCCGAGGGGGCGGAGCTGCCCGCTTCCCTCCGAGGGCGGCTGTCGATCCTGGCCGAAACGGGTCTCGCCGAGCGGCTCAGGCGGGCCGCTGAGGAAGCCCTCGGTCGGAAACCTCCGCCGGAGGGGAGTGAGGCGGCCGCCTGGCTCCAGCGTCTCCTGAGCCGAGAGCCGGAGGCTTGGCCTCTGGCTGCGCTGCCGAGAGATGCAGCCGAGGTCGAGGAGGATGAAGAAGCCCCTCCAGAGGGAGAGCCGACCTCCTGA
- a CDS encoding FHA domain-containing protein: MSEDMMLLLHTPGGSTLPLRGPELTIGRRSGSSLVLPGPEVSRDHARLIEREGGYLLEDLGAANGTFVNGRRIERALLRPGDEIRIGRTTLTVHALPADALPQGPAAAAFAEGDRLRADGRVPEAVQAYEIGLLSEPGDHDRRLTLGRLFEAAGRWERAEDAYRAIPAGAEAHSEAASALKRLGEKWRVYGKVKTLLVEDGAATEVLLGSGERVSVEGPGWVVRFPLSADLSLLKTIAKTLALARRRLLETVGSLPESVAVEVYQTEEELRRESPVPTEAFATWMAGVYDGTVRVAVGEGALPEPPFLVLLLTHEVAHVAVEAASGGRCPAWLDEGIAQLVAQNLPRRAVESLKAASRREALLPLQALEGPLWRLEEKPLIDLAYAQSYSVAAFLEEAVGWQGLRAILNALGGGSSMEEALESLGWPYPKLEAAWQASLIAGGG, translated from the coding sequence ATGAGCGAAGATATGATGCTTCTCCTCCACACCCCAGGGGGCTCCACCTTGCCCCTCCGGGGTCCGGAGCTGACCATCGGCAGGCGGTCCGGCTCCTCCCTGGTTCTGCCTGGGCCTGAGGTCTCCAGGGATCACGCACGCCTTATCGAGAGGGAGGGGGGCTATCTTCTGGAGGACCTGGGCGCCGCGAACGGCACCTTCGTAAACGGCCGTCGCATCGAGCGGGCTCTACTCCGACCTGGGGACGAGATTCGAATCGGCCGAACGACGCTGACGGTTCACGCGCTCCCGGCCGATGCCCTCCCTCAGGGCCCTGCCGCGGCGGCCTTCGCCGAGGGCGACCGGCTGCGCGCCGACGGCCGCGTTCCAGAGGCGGTTCAGGCCTACGAGATTGGCCTCCTCTCGGAGCCTGGGGATCACGACCGCCGTCTCACGCTGGGCCGCCTATTCGAGGCCGCCGGTCGGTGGGAGCGGGCCGAGGACGCCTACCGGGCGATTCCCGCGGGGGCCGAGGCGCACTCCGAAGCTGCGTCGGCCCTGAAGCGCCTTGGTGAGAAGTGGCGGGTCTACGGGAAGGTCAAGACGCTGCTGGTTGAGGACGGGGCGGCCACGGAGGTCCTTTTGGGGTCGGGGGAGCGCGTGTCGGTCGAAGGCCCCGGCTGGGTCGTCCGCTTCCCTCTGAGCGCCGACCTGTCGCTGCTTAAGACCATCGCCAAGACGCTCGCGCTGGCCCGCCGCCGTCTCCTTGAGACGGTCGGCTCCCTGCCGGAAAGCGTCGCTGTGGAGGTCTACCAGACCGAGGAGGAGCTCAGGAGGGAGAGCCCCGTCCCCACGGAGGCTTTTGCCACCTGGATGGCGGGTGTTTACGACGGGACGGTCCGTGTGGCCGTCGGCGAGGGGGCGCTCCCCGAGCCGCCCTTCCTCGTCTTGCTGCTCACCCACGAGGTGGCGCACGTGGCAGTCGAGGCCGCCTCCGGTGGGCGCTGCCCTGCCTGGCTGGATGAAGGCATCGCTCAGCTCGTGGCCCAGAATCTCCCCCGCCGGGCGGTGGAGAGCCTGAAGGCCGCTTCCCGCCGGGAGGCTTTGCTTCCTCTGCAGGCCCTGGAGGGGCCTTTGTGGCGCTTGGAGGAAAAGCCCCTCATTGATTTGGCCTACGCTCAGTCCTACAGCGTGGCGGCCTTTCTGGAGGAGGCCGTCGGCTGGCAGGGGCTCAGGGCGATCTTGAACGCGCTCGGCGGCGGCTCCTCGATGGAGGAGGCTCTAGAATCTCTCGGGTGGCCGTACCCTAAATTGGAGGCCGCGTGGCAGGCGAGCCTAATCGCCGGGGGAGGGTAG
- a CDS encoding sigma-70 family RNA polymerase sigma factor, with translation MDQVSDRELFLRCCQGDEEAWGYLYGYVVSVARWPQWGLGGSAEDVAQAVLLQLMEKGLAMVRSADAFRSFVKRATINRVHDHHRAAEVRLRHRGRPPGAEERPEVDPVAGRPDRGPTVESKVLAGRDLARWSPLLEGLPGYCKGVIQAYMEYKLGLLESYREIAERLGRPLNTISVQIKRCLEHFRRAALKAGLLEPRLGG, from the coding sequence GTGGACCAGGTCTCCGACCGGGAGCTCTTCCTTCGATGCTGCCAGGGGGATGAGGAGGCGTGGGGCTACCTCTACGGCTACGTGGTTTCCGTTGCCCGATGGCCTCAATGGGGCCTCGGCGGGTCGGCTGAGGATGTCGCCCAGGCCGTCCTGCTTCAGCTAATGGAGAAAGGTCTCGCGATGGTGCGCTCGGCAGATGCGTTCCGAAGTTTCGTCAAGCGCGCGACCATCAACCGGGTTCACGACCACCACAGGGCCGCCGAGGTGCGCCTTCGCCACCGGGGGCGGCCGCCGGGGGCGGAGGAGAGGCCCGAGGTCGACCCCGTGGCCGGCCGGCCCGACCGCGGGCCCACCGTTGAGTCCAAGGTGCTGGCTGGGCGGGACCTCGCCCGCTGGAGCCCCTTGCTGGAGGGTCTGCCGGGCTATTGCAAGGGGGTCATCCAGGCCTACATGGAGTACAAGCTGGGGCTGCTGGAGAGCTACCGGGAGATAGCCGAGCGGCTCGGGAGGCCCTTGAACACCATTTCGGTTCAAATTAAGCGCTGCCTCGAGCACTTCCGCCGGGCGGCGCTCAAGGCCGGTCTCCTGGAGCCTCGCTTGGGAGGATAG
- a CDS encoding PQQ-binding-like beta-propeller repeat protein — MTRTALGKYEIRGRLGQGAFAEVLLAWHPVLKAPRALKVPFDQSPVTTERLAAEARTQAQLIHPNICLVYDTDEDDDTFFLIMEYAAGGSLRRHLKEGPVEPAQAVAWMGQAAEALKYAHGRGVIHRDLKPDNLLLSAEGDIKVADFGLARILQPTEEARTQAGTIPYMAPEHLKGQATFLSDLWSLGVVFYEMLEGSPPFRAESQWELASRIMSSDPEPLGNARADHAPELVSCLRRLLERDPAHRTPSAEALADELRGIERLLAEAPRLRAGHRSGADALGEATPSQEATVVAYDWPQGRGGPRRTGSVAPALLLPLQLAWRAELGSPVVAPPVVCHGLVLVGTTTGELVLLEETWGREVARLPLGGSLPASAAVLDGKAYVGGYGGRLYAVDFMDRSVEWEAEVGAPVVATPAAAQEALFVPLLDGRLVRLKRAGGAVSATFTARGALASSPLLVDDLVVVGSRDHCLYALDQEDLSERWRWQAGGWIDGAAASADGLVVVGSSDGTVTALELATGRERWQLSLPAWVAAGPALAQGAAYVLAFDGTLVALALEDGAERWRVRTKGRHLGGPALSGELLLVAGAEGLMTARSLDDGAERWGAPLEAECLGGPTVAGSTCYVAGRDGGLAAFR; from the coding sequence ATGACCCGAACCGCCTTAGGCAAGTACGAGATTCGCGGTCGCCTCGGCCAGGGCGCCTTCGCCGAGGTGCTCCTGGCCTGGCATCCGGTCTTAAAGGCTCCGAGGGCCCTCAAGGTGCCCTTCGACCAGAGCCCGGTGACGACCGAGCGGCTGGCAGCCGAGGCCCGAACGCAGGCGCAGCTGATTCACCCCAATATCTGTCTGGTCTACGATACGGATGAGGACGACGACACCTTCTTTCTCATAATGGAGTATGCTGCCGGCGGGTCTCTCCGCCGCCACCTCAAGGAAGGCCCCGTGGAGCCGGCCCAGGCCGTGGCCTGGATGGGGCAGGCGGCCGAAGCCCTCAAGTACGCCCACGGGCGCGGGGTCATTCACCGCGACCTGAAGCCCGATAACCTGCTCCTTTCGGCCGAGGGCGACATAAAGGTGGCCGATTTCGGGCTGGCGCGCATTCTCCAGCCGACCGAGGAGGCCCGCACCCAGGCCGGGACCATTCCATATATGGCGCCCGAGCACCTCAAAGGCCAGGCGACTTTCCTCTCAGATCTCTGGAGCCTCGGGGTGGTTTTCTACGAGATGCTGGAAGGGTCGCCCCCCTTTCGGGCCGAAAGTCAGTGGGAGCTTGCAAGCCGCATCATGTCGAGCGACCCTGAGCCCTTAGGAAATGCCAGGGCCGATCACGCGCCGGAGCTCGTCTCGTGCCTCCGCCGCCTCCTTGAGCGCGATCCGGCCCACCGCACGCCCTCGGCCGAGGCTCTGGCCGATGAGCTTCGAGGCATCGAGCGCCTCCTCGCTGAGGCCCCGCGCCTTCGAGCTGGTCATCGCTCAGGGGCCGACGCCTTAGGCGAGGCGACCCCGTCCCAGGAGGCGACTGTGGTGGCCTACGACTGGCCCCAGGGCCGAGGCGGGCCGAGGCGGACAGGGAGCGTGGCGCCCGCCCTTTTGCTCCCCCTGCAGCTGGCTTGGCGGGCTGAGCTTGGCTCCCCTGTGGTGGCCCCTCCGGTAGTATGCCACGGCCTCGTGCTGGTTGGGACCACAACAGGAGAGCTCGTGCTGCTGGAGGAGACCTGGGGCCGCGAGGTCGCGAGGCTTCCTCTGGGTGGAAGCCTCCCGGCTTCCGCTGCGGTTCTCGACGGGAAGGCCTACGTCGGGGGCTACGGGGGCCGGCTCTACGCCGTTGATTTCATGGACCGCTCTGTCGAGTGGGAGGCGGAGGTCGGCGCTCCCGTCGTGGCCACGCCCGCCGCCGCCCAAGAGGCCCTCTTCGTCCCCTTGCTGGACGGGCGGCTGGTGCGCCTCAAGAGGGCCGGAGGAGCCGTCTCGGCGACCTTTACGGCCCGGGGAGCTTTGGCCTCATCACCTCTGCTGGTCGATGACCTCGTGGTCGTCGGCTCCCGCGACCATTGCCTCTACGCCCTGGACCAAGAGGATTTGAGCGAGCGATGGCGCTGGCAGGCCGGCGGATGGATTGACGGGGCGGCGGCGTCGGCCGACGGCCTCGTAGTCGTCGGCTCCTCAGACGGGACGGTCACGGCCCTGGAGCTAGCCACGGGACGGGAGCGATGGCAGTTGAGCCTTCCCGCTTGGGTGGCCGCGGGCCCGGCGCTCGCACAAGGCGCGGCTTACGTTCTGGCCTTCGACGGGACTCTCGTCGCCCTCGCTCTCGAAGACGGAGCGGAGCGATGGCGGGTGCGCACGAAGGGCCGGCACCTGGGCGGGCCAGCCTTGAGCGGAGAGCTTTTGCTTGTCGCAGGGGCCGAGGGCCTAATGACCGCCCGCAGCCTCGACGACGGGGCCGAGCGCTGGGGCGCACCCCTGGAGGCTGAGTGTCTTGGCGGCCCCACGGTGGCGGGCTCAACCTGCTACGTGGCGGGCCGCGACGGCGGCCTTGCGGCCTTCCGGTGA